The Leptospira andrefontaineae genomic sequence ATAGCGAACAGGAAATGATAATATACAGGGGCTTCTTTCTGGACAGGAACAGAAAGAGAAGACTTATTCTTTTCCCAATCGGATTTTAATTTTTCTAATTTAGGAAGTGAATTTTCAGAAACCAGATTTAGGAAATTTTCTCTAGCATCTTTTGCTTGAATCCCCAAAATACCTTTTGCAGCCAGAATACTTTCTTGTAATGCTTCCAAATCCTTTTGTAATTGTTGCAAATCATTCGGATCCTTCAATTCGGATGAAAATCCTTTTAGATCAGTTGAAAGAGAACTTTGGATTGTTTTTAGATTTTCCAATCGAGAAGAAATAGATTCTTTGCTTAAACCGGGAATAAATAATGAATACAGTCCGGATTCATAATCCTTTAGTTCTGAATGTATCGTTTCAGAGGAGACCGAATTTTTACCTGAGGATCCAGATTCGAATCCATGATCATACAAATAACTCCAACCTGCTGATCCGAATGTAAGAACTATTCCTAACAATAAAGACCAAACAAGTACGCTTAATTTTAATTTACCCTGTCCCATAAAATTTACCTTTATAAATTAATTATTTCCTTTGTTATTATAATATTCGCTCAACGTGCGAATGTTCTATCTCTCAGATTGGTTCTTTGGATTTTCAGTAGGGAATGAAGTCCAGGCACGTCCAAAATGAACGCAATCTTTCCTGTCCCTAAAACGGAGGTACCACTAATACATTGGATCCCCTTGAATATTTCATTCAAAGGTTTGATTACAGATTGGATCTCGCCTAATAGATCATTTACTAGGATCCCAAAATTTCTACCGTCATGTTCTAAAACGAGAACGTTCTTTCTTCCTTCATCCGGATCTGGCAGACCTAAAAATCTTCCTAAATGAAGAATTGGGAGGACTTCTCCCCTTAAATTGATGGAACCTGCAATTTCTTCAGGAAGAAGTTGCAATTCAGACTCCATTGTTTCTCTTACCCAGTCCATTGGTACTACGAAGTAAGAATCGCAAGACCTAACCAAGAATCCGTCTATGATAGCGAGCGTAAGAGGAAGTCGGATGGAGAACACAGAACCTTTTCCGAATTCGGATTGTACATTCACTGATCCCCTAAGAGATTCTATATTGCGAAGTACTACATCCATTCCAACACCTCTGCCGGAAAGGCTAGTAACGGATTCTGCAGTGGAAAATCCCGGCTGGAAAATAAGATTAAATATTTCTTGTTCGTTTAATACTTGGGCAGGATCGATCAGGCCTTTTTCGATTGCCTTCTGTCTGATTTTTTCATGGTTGATCCCTTTGCCATCGTCCGAGATCTCAATCGAAATACTTCCTGTGGAATGAGAGGCTTGGATCTTTAATTTTCCTCTTTGCGATTTTCCAAGATTTGCTCTTTCTTGGCTGGGTTCTATTCCATGATCTAAAGCATTTCTTAATATATGAACGATTGGATCATTTATTTTTTCGATTACTGAACGATCTAGTTCCGTTTCTCCGCCTAAAATTTCGAAATCCACTTCCTTTCCAAGTTCCAAGGAAATATCTCTCACTGTTCTTCTATACTTTTCAAACAGTTCTCCGATAGGCACCATTCTAAGTGCCATTGCAGTTTCTCTGATCTCTCCAACGAGTCTGGATAATATTTCAGCGGATTCGTTTAAGTCTGAATCTTCCTTATCTGCAAGTAAACGTCCTAAACTTGCCTCAGAGATAATCAATTCTCCTACAAGATTTACGAGTTGATCTACTTTCGCAGAGTCGATACGTATCAGTTTAGGAACAATTTGAGTTGTTTGTGTTTTTTCTAATTCCGACTTTTTGGAAGGTGTTTGTTCTTTAGAGGTTTCTGAAGAAGGGATCGAATTTGACGTTTGAAAACGTAAGCCCTGTAATTCCAAAACCTTGAAATATTCTTCTCTTTTACAAGGGATCTCGTTTGCAATTGTATGAAATAATTCTTCGGAAGAATTTGGAGGAATAATTCTTAAAAACGAAGAATCCTTTACAAAAGAGAAAACGGATTCCAAGTCCTTTTTTTCCGAACTTGACTTGAGTTGGACCTCATAACCTAAATAACAATTTTCTGAGTCCCAATTATTCCAATCCGGTAGTTTTGTCTTATATACATATAAGTATTGGATCTCTCCGACTGTTCTAAGATATTTCAAAAATGAAAATGGATCCATTCCATCTTTAAATATATTTTCTCCCGGAAAGAATGTGATTTGCCAGTAAGAGTTAACTGACCCCGGTTTTTCGGACTTATCAGTAGCCACATCACTTGCCGGATTTTTAATTTCTTTTTTTTCAGAAGTTTTGCCTGTAAATGCTTGGGCCTCCCTTATGATCTTTACATGTTCAGCTTCCAGTGCTGCGCTTAATTCTTTTCCTGGGATTGGATCTTCTACAATTCGTTTTAAATGATCTATCGCTCTCAGCAGAAAATCTATCTTGGCTGGATCTAATTCCGTTTTTCCGGATCTAGCCAAATCAAGTAATGTTTCTAACTCGTGAGAACATTCTTCTATGGATTCATAGCCGAACATTCCTGCGGTTCCTTTTACAGTATGGACAGAGCGGAACATGGAGTGAATTGCTTCTCCATCAATTTCTCCTTTTTCCATCCGAAGAAGATACAATTCTGCTCCGGATAATAATTCCAGGGATTCTTGTATGAATGCTTCTTTGATCTCTGAAAGATCCATCACACCTTCTCCAATCCGTAAGCAAATTTAAAGGAAGAAGAATCTTTTTTGGAAATTCGGATACGGTCCTGAAAAAATCCGACCAACCCATATAAATCAAAATATTCTAATAAACAGTTTGGATGATTTAAAATAGCAAGGTCCCAGGATGTATGTAAGGAATTTTTTTTGAGTAAAATTAAGGACTGAACAAAACTTGAATCAACTTTTTCCAAAGCAGAGGTATCTATCTCGATTCGGATCGGATTTTTATCCAAAAGAGATTGAAGTTTTAACTTCCAATCAGAAGCATAATAAATAGAAGCTTCTCCAGAAAGATCCAAATGAAAGATCGGTCTGGAATTCTTTTGTCCGAGTTCAGATACTTTAATTTCCAAAGACATAAAATTTCCCGACTATACGAGTAAAACCTGGATCGTTTTCAAAAGTTCTTCCGGAGAAAAAGGTTTAGTAAGCCAAGCTTTTGCCCCTGCTTTTAAACCTTCGTTTTTCAATTCGTCTTGGGATTCAGTTGTAAGCATGATGATCGGAACAAATTTATGATTCGAATCTTCTTTGATCGCCTTTACAAAAGATATACCGTTCATGTTCGGCATATTCATGTCGCTTACCACTAGATCCACTTTTCCTTCCTTCAATTTCTCCAGACCTTGTAGTCCGTCTTCTGCTTCTATAACGGAAAAAGAAGCCTGAGAAAGATGGAGGGTAAGTATCTTTCGGAACACGGCTGAATCATCCACGATTAAGATTTTTTTCATATTCTCCTTCTTGTCATTCTCATTGAATTGGTAATAATAATTCGCTCATTACACAGAGTCGCACCTGTTCGCCGGTATGATCCTTTGCATTATGAATAAAGAATAAACCGTTATGCTTTCTGAGTATCTGGTCTACTGCAGTGAGCCCTAGACCAAGACCGAATTTTTCTAAATGGGATACACTTTCTACCGGTGGATGTATACGGAAGAATGGTTGCAAAACAAGGCTCTCATGTTTTTCGTCCACACCTCCATAGGGTCTTTCATCTACTATATTCTTTACGACTACGCAGAAATAACCTTGGTTAATACTGGTAAATACTTCTAAGGAAGTTTTGGAGGCGCAGTATTTGTATGCATTTAAGATCACTTCCTCCAAAGCGAGAAGGAAGAGATCTACTTCAATATCCAACTCCACTTCTTTTTTCAGAACAGGCAAAGCAAGTCTCAGACCTTTCTTCTCCAGATAAGGGATGATGAATTCAGCGGAGTGTTTGATTTTCTCCACTAATTCGGATGCTTTGATCTTCTTCTTTTCCAGATTTTGATTAATGATCTCTAGTAACTGAGTAAGACCTTTGAGCAGATTTTTGGTAATTTCTTGGTTTTCGATAACCAAGTTCATCATACTTTTATTAATTAGATAATTATCACCATCTTCTTTCATTTCAGTCTTGATCATGTCCAAAAGACTGATGATCGCACCTATCCCCGATCCTTGGGAAAGCGAAGTCTGCAAAGAATGTATGGAAGATTTTTCCCAGGATTCGTCTCCCGCTTTTCTTCTTGTTTCCTTATAAGTCAGCCATTCTAGTTGGTTTCTGAGTTTTAGACTTTCCGCTTCTAAAATTGCCGCTTCGCTTGCCTTTAGAAAACGGTAATCCACAGCCTTACTCAAAGCTTTATGAAATTGGTCTGGAAGGATAGGCTTGATGATATAATCGAATACACCCAACTTCATCACTTCAATCACGGTCTCAGTGGAATCGATTGCGGTTTGGACAAGTATGGTGGCGTCCGGTTGGAATTCCTTCAATCTTTGGATGAAAGTAGGGCCATCCATAACAGGCATCATAAGATCGACTATATAAAAAGAATATTTATTTGCTTTCGCCATCTCCAATGCTTCTTCTCCATTA encodes the following:
- a CDS encoding chemotaxis protein CheA, giving the protein MDLSEIKEAFIQESLELLSGAELYLLRMEKGEIDGEAIHSMFRSVHTVKGTAGMFGYESIEECSHELETLLDLARSGKTELDPAKIDFLLRAIDHLKRIVEDPIPGKELSAALEAEHVKIIREAQAFTGKTSEKKEIKNPASDVATDKSEKPGSVNSYWQITFFPGENIFKDGMDPFSFLKYLRTVGEIQYLYVYKTKLPDWNNWDSENCYLGYEVQLKSSSEKKDLESVFSFVKDSSFLRIIPPNSSEELFHTIANEIPCKREEYFKVLELQGLRFQTSNSIPSSETSKEQTPSKKSELEKTQTTQIVPKLIRIDSAKVDQLVNLVGELIISEASLGRLLADKEDSDLNESAEILSRLVGEIRETAMALRMVPIGELFEKYRRTVRDISLELGKEVDFEILGGETELDRSVIEKINDPIVHILRNALDHGIEPSQERANLGKSQRGKLKIQASHSTGSISIEISDDGKGINHEKIRQKAIEKGLIDPAQVLNEQEIFNLIFQPGFSTAESVTSLSGRGVGMDVVLRNIESLRGSVNVQSEFGKGSVFSIRLPLTLAIIDGFLVRSCDSYFVVPMDWVRETMESELQLLPEEIAGSINLRGEVLPILHLGRFLGLPDPDEGRKNVLVLEHDGRNFGILVNDLLGEIQSVIKPLNEIFKGIQCISGTSVLGTGKIAFILDVPGLHSLLKIQRTNLRDRTFAR
- a CDS encoding STAS domain-containing protein, with the translated sequence MSLEIKVSELGQKNSRPIFHLDLSGEASIYYASDWKLKLQSLLDKNPIRIEIDTSALEKVDSSFVQSLILLKKNSLHTSWDLAILNHPNCLLEYFDLYGLVGFFQDRIRISKKDSSSFKFAYGLEKV
- a CDS encoding response regulator; the encoded protein is MKKILIVDDSAVFRKILTLHLSQASFSVIEAEDGLQGLEKLKEGKVDLVVSDMNMPNMNGISFVKAIKEDSNHKFVPIIMLTTESQDELKNEGLKAGAKAWLTKPFSPEELLKTIQVLLV
- a CDS encoding ATP-binding response regulator, which produces MTNSTSSLSKSKLERKSIVRDPILIVEDKLENTLMLEALCDEFGIQYQSASNGEEALEMAKANKYSFYIVDLMMPVMDGPTFIQRLKEFQPDATILVQTAIDSTETVIEVMKLGVFDYIIKPILPDQFHKALSKAVDYRFLKASEAAILEAESLKLRNQLEWLTYKETRRKAGDESWEKSSIHSLQTSLSQGSGIGAIISLLDMIKTEMKEDGDNYLINKSMMNLVIENQEITKNLLKGLTQLLEIINQNLEKKKIKASELVEKIKHSAEFIIPYLEKKGLRLALPVLKKEVELDIEVDLFLLALEEVILNAYKYCASKTSLEVFTSINQGYFCVVVKNIVDERPYGGVDEKHESLVLQPFFRIHPPVESVSHLEKFGLGLGLTAVDQILRKHNGLFFIHNAKDHTGEQVRLCVMSELLLPIQ